A genomic stretch from Hymenobacter psoromatis includes:
- a CDS encoding serine/threonine protein kinase: MKQVKIQIPSLVENIRVVESFIDNSKDTFQIEDDIYGNIMVAVTEAVNNAIRHGNKFDKDKNVYLSLYVNLNQLKFEIEDEGAGFDFNNLEDPTAPENLENPGGRGIFLIRHLADEVEFSKEGRRLELTFALHPSTEIPEQAAA; encoded by the coding sequence ATGAAGCAAGTTAAAATTCAGATTCCATCGCTCGTGGAAAATATTCGCGTCGTGGAGAGCTTCATTGACAACTCCAAAGACACGTTTCAGATTGAGGATGACATCTATGGCAACATCATGGTGGCGGTGACGGAAGCGGTAAATAATGCTATTCGCCACGGCAATAAGTTCGACAAAGACAAGAACGTGTACCTCTCGCTCTACGTGAACCTCAATCAGCTCAAATTTGAGATTGAGGACGAAGGCGCGGGTTTTGACTTCAATAATCTCGAAGACCCCACGGCTCCCGAAAACCTGGAGAACCCCGGCGGACGCGGTATTTTTCTCATTCGCCACCTGGCCGATGAGGTCGAATTTAGCAAGGAAGGCCGCCGCCTGGAGCTGACCTTTGCCCTGCACCCCAGCACCGAAATCCCCGAGCAAGCCGCCGCATGA